A window from candidate division WOR-3 bacterium encodes these proteins:
- a CDS encoding NADH-quinone oxidoreductase subunit C, translating to MRELEREIRERFPEVEIFQHSPRRFYITIGKEKIREIAQFLFKERGLRLSIITGIDSRDGIEILYHFSEDKTGTYWTVKVFLDKAKPKVDTISDITKAASWIEREIWELLGVEFIGHPNLVPLLTAEDWPKDKFPLRRDYE from the coding sequence ATGAGAGAATTAGAGAGAGAGATAAGAGAGAGATTTCCCGAGGTAGAAATCTTCCAACATTCTCCCCGGCGCTTTTATATCACAATTGGGAAAGAAAAAATTAGAGAAATAGCCCAATTTTTATTTAAGGAGAGAGGTTTAAGGTTATCAATCATCACCGGGATTGATAGCCGAGATGGGATTGAGATTCTTTATCACTTTTCAGAAGATAAGACCGGTACTTACTGGACAGTGAAGGTTTTTCTTGATAAGGCAAAGCCAAAGGTTGATACCATCTCGGATATTACTAAGGCCGCTTCTTGGATTGAGCGGGAGATTTGGGAACTATTGGGGGTTGAGTTTATTGGTCATCCCAATCTCGTTCCTCTTTTAACGGCGGAGGATTGGCCAAAGGATAAGTTTCCTTTGAGAAGGGATTATGAATAA
- a CDS encoding NADH-quinone oxidoreductase subunit B family protein, with protein sequence MKDLRVWGLKKSPWVFHVAAASCNNCDIEILDVLTPRFDVERFGIVLVGSPRHADALLVTGVLNRKSLPRVLRVYEQTPKPCLVIAVGTCACDCHMFKDSYNVVGPYDRHLPVDVYIPGCPPKPEAIIAGVVKALSKL encoded by the coding sequence ATGAAGGATTTAAGAGTTTGGGGATTGAAGAAATCGCCTTGGGTTTTCCATGTGGCAGCGGCCTCTTGCAATAACTGTGATATTGAAATCCTTGATGTTTTAACTCCCCGTTTTGATGTGGAAAGGTTTGGGATAGTTTTAGTCGGTTCTCCGCGGCACGCTGATGCCCTTTTAGTTACTGGGGTATTAAATCGGAAGAGTCTGCCGAGGGTATTGCGGGTTTACGAGCAGACACCAAAGCCCTGCCTGGTGATTGCGGTAGGAACCTGCGCCTGCGATTGCCATATGTTTAAGGACTCTTATAATGTGGTTGGACCTTATGACCGGCACCTACCGGTTGATGTCTATATTCCGGGTTGTCCGCCCAAACCCGAAGCGATCATTGCTGGGGTGGTTAAAGCATTAAGTAAATTATGA
- a CDS encoding complex I subunit 1 family protein, producing MILKALFNFLIFPGFLFMVLFGLFLTWIDRKVTARIQWRKGPPIYQPYADALKLLLKETLVPNGAPKFLFLFSPLLGLVGVIIAGVILLSSQFSFTGDLIVIIYLFALPPIAIIIGGSSSKNPLSAVGASREMTLYFGYELPFLLALLVPVIKSGSIKISQILLYQENFGPILYSLSGVLAFIIALFSVQAKLGFVPFDIPEAEQEIMAGPLLEYSGVSLLFFKLMRAALLFLLPIFLIILFWGGIKTPWVILKFLFILVLLILLKNTNPRLRIDQALKFFWIILGLLGVVAVILAFNRL from the coding sequence ATGATATTGAAGGCTTTATTTAACTTCTTAATCTTCCCTGGTTTTCTCTTTATGGTTCTCTTCGGACTTTTTCTCACTTGGATTGACCGAAAAGTAACCGCCCGGATCCAGTGGCGAAAAGGACCTCCTATTTATCAACCCTATGCCGATGCCTTAAAACTTTTATTAAAAGAGACCTTAGTACCGAATGGCGCGCCAAAGTTTCTATTTCTTTTCAGTCCTCTTTTGGGTTTAGTCGGGGTGATAATTGCCGGTGTTATCTTATTGAGTAGTCAATTCTCCTTTACCGGCGATTTAATCGTCATTATCTATCTCTTTGCCTTACCGCCAATTGCCATCATCATCGGAGGGAGTTCTTCCAAAAATCCACTTTCGGCAGTTGGCGCCTCAAGAGAGATGACCTTATATTTCGGTTATGAGTTGCCTTTCCTTTTGGCGCTTTTAGTTCCAGTGATAAAATCAGGGAGCATCAAAATTTCTCAGATTCTTCTCTACCAGGAGAATTTTGGTCCGATTCTCTATTCCCTCTCGGGAGTGTTAGCTTTTATCATCGCCCTCTTTTCCGTTCAGGCAAAGTTAGGGTTTGTCCCCTTTGACATCCCCGAGGCGGAGCAAGAGATTATGGCTGGTCCGCTCTTGGAGTATTCCGGGGTATCACTTTTATTTTTTAAGTTGATGCGGGCCGCACTCCTTTTCCTCCTACCAATTTTTCTTATTATTCTCTTCTGGGGCGGAATAAAGACTCCCTGGGTGATTTTGAAGTTTTTATTTATTCTCGTTTTATTAATTCTTCTAAAAAATACCAACCCCCGATTACGGATTGACCAGGCATTGAAATTCTTTTGGATTATTTTAGGTCTTTTAGGAGTGGTAGCAGTGATTTTAGCATTTAACAGATTATGA
- a CDS encoding 4Fe-4S dicluster domain-containing protein, whose protein sequence is MERKIILDLDLCIGCRSCESACAARFWDERRIRHSEVGIPMKEAFLPSPCRQCEEALCQKACPFGVIRRDEEKGVIFQSSFECVGCSSCILACPFGVMEERLLRHISPKCDWCRDRPDGPRCVATCPTGALRFLTEEEITKEKVGVRFSARSPYWRRV, encoded by the coding sequence ATGGAAAGAAAAATAATTCTTGATTTAGACTTATGTATTGGTTGTCGCTCTTGCGAGTCTGCCTGTGCCGCACGTTTCTGGGATGAAAGGCGGATCCGTCATTCCGAAGTAGGAATTCCGATGAAGGAAGCATTTCTCCCTTCCCCCTGTCGGCAGTGCGAAGAAGCCCTGTGCCAGAAGGCATGCCCTTTCGGGGTGATAAGAAGGGATGAAGAGAAGGGAGTTATCTTCCAGAGTAGTTTTGAATGTGTTGGTTGTTCTTCGTGTATATTGGCTTGTCCTTTTGGGGTAATGGAAGAGAGACTTTTGCGACATATTTCCCCCAAGTGCGATTGGTGCCGGGACCGACCGGATGGTCCGCGCTGTGTGGCAACCTGTCCGACGGGAGCGTTGCGTTTTCTGACCGAAGAAGAGATTACCAAAGAAAAGGTTGGGGTGCGGTTTAGTGCCCGTTCTCCTTATTGGCGGCGGGTATGA
- a CDS encoding FAD/NAD(P)-binding protein, with product MNNPFLPKPARLVAVREETPNIKTFVLKPEEEFSFAAGQFAALTVPGVGEAFFTPSSSPFVKEEIEFTIMRVGRVTTALFARKEGEVLGLRGPFGKPYPLEKFIEKEVFLVGGGVGLAPLRSLFLALVAEIEKYKKVYLRYGARTPKDLVYKKELKEWAGYKKCDLLLTVDVGDATWKGRVGVVTTILDKIPCDVRNSVSVVCGPPIMMKFVTKRLLEVGFSPKDIYLSMEKNMSCAIGMCGHCRLGRYFICQDGPVLTWEQVKEIEDPFV from the coding sequence ATGAATAACCCTTTTTTACCCAAGCCGGCGCGTCTCGTAGCGGTTAGAGAGGAGACGCCAAATATTAAAACCTTTGTTCTCAAGCCCGAAGAGGAGTTCTCTTTTGCCGCGGGCCAATTTGCTGCCCTTACCGTGCCTGGAGTGGGAGAGGCATTCTTTACTCCTTCCTCTTCCCCTTTTGTAAAAGAGGAGATTGAATTTACGATAATGAGGGTTGGGAGGGTAACAACTGCCCTTTTTGCGCGAAAGGAAGGGGAGGTACTTGGACTCCGTGGTCCTTTTGGTAAGCCTTACCCCTTAGAGAAATTTATTGAGAAAGAGGTCTTTTTAGTTGGGGGAGGAGTCGGTTTGGCACCGCTGCGGAGTCTATTTTTAGCCTTGGTGGCGGAGATTGAAAAGTATAAGAAGGTGTATTTGAGATATGGTGCCCGAACGCCAAAGGACTTGGTCTATAAGAAGGAATTGAAGGAATGGGCCGGCTATAAGAAGTGCGATCTTTTATTAACGGTTGATGTTGGAGATGCCACTTGGAAAGGGCGAGTTGGGGTGGTGACGACAATTTTGGATAAGATTCCCTGCGATGTGCGGAACTCGGTTTCCGTAGTTTGCGGACCACCGATTATGATGAAATTTGTGACGAAAAGGTTATTAGAAGTTGGGTTTTCGCCAAAAGATATCTACCTCTCAATGGAAAAGAATATGTCCTGTGCCATTGGGATGTGTGGCCATTGCCGTCTTGGTCGGTATTTTATCTGTCAGGATGGACCGGTTCTCACCTGGGAACAGGTGAAGGAGATTGAAGACCCATTCGTATGA
- a CDS encoding 4Fe-4S dicluster domain-containing protein — MPLYFIKREDFNNWIIRLSESSSLFLPRYTNREKGETLFSLYEGFGIEEEVFKAIRSVNPLKEFFFLPQEEVASYFGEKGISKGGKNRILIGAKSCDILPLRVHKNIFLLKNFSDPFFQKRMEETIILTADCPTPEKTCFCNLVNLTPHGSREVDGNLSILEEGLILETFTEKGEGLVKYGSFEPAPNSYLEKREELRKKAEEILFSINSNPLPSDLPKRIEKREKRDFWEEKKKRCVECFGCLLVCPTCFCFLLYDFPVEDGYKRMKVWDTCYMASYARVGGGLNARPLFFQRFRNRFHCKFMNTYYDFNFFSCSGCGRCYKVCPAKIDIREVLLSV; from the coding sequence ATGCCTCTTTATTTTATAAAGAGAGAGGATTTCAATAATTGGATTATTCGCCTGAGCGAAAGCTCTTCCCTTTTCCTCCCGAGATATACAAATCGAGAGAAAGGGGAGACGCTCTTCTCTCTTTATGAAGGCTTCGGAATAGAGGAAGAGGTTTTTAAGGCGATTAGAAGTGTTAATCCCCTAAAAGAGTTTTTCTTCCTTCCCCAGGAAGAGGTTGCTTCTTATTTTGGAGAAAAGGGAATAAGCAAAGGGGGAAAAAATAGGATTTTAATCGGAGCTAAATCCTGTGATATTTTGCCCTTACGCGTTCATAAGAATATCTTCTTATTAAAGAACTTCTCCGACCCATTTTTCCAAAAAAGAATGGAAGAGACGATAATTCTCACTGCGGACTGTCCCACTCCGGAAAAGACCTGTTTCTGTAATTTAGTAAATTTGACCCCTCACGGCTCAAGGGAAGTTGATGGCAATCTTTCAATTCTGGAAGAGGGTTTAATCTTAGAGACCTTTACGGAAAAAGGGGAGGGTTTAGTGAAATATGGTAGTTTTGAACCAGCGCCAAATAGTTATTTAGAAAAAAGGGAGGAGTTGAGGAAGAAAGCGGAGGAGATTCTTTTTAGTATTAATTCCAACCCCCTGCCCAGCGACTTACCGAAAAGAATTGAGAAGAGAGAGAAGAGGGATTTTTGGGAGGAGAAGAAGAAAAGGTGTGTGGAATGTTTTGGTTGTCTCTTGGTCTGTCCCACTTGTTTTTGCTTTCTTCTTTATGACTTCCCAGTAGAGGATGGTTACAAACGGATGAAGGTTTGGGATACTTGTTATATGGCAAGTTACGCTCGGGTGGGAGGCGGTTTGAATGCCCGGCCATTATTTTTTCAGCGTTTCCGGAATCGCTTTCATTGTAAATTTATGAATACCTATTACGACTTCAATTTCTTCTCCTGTTCCGGGTGTGGGCGGTGTTATAAGGTCTGTCCGGCGAAGATTGATATCCGAGAGGTATTGTTATCAGTATGA
- a CDS encoding transcriptional repressor, with amino-acid sequence MKESGTSLENLLKREGKKNSTKRNLIINSFLLDDRHYSVEELHQRVKELNPKISLSTVYRTLKLLTAWGLAYERRFDEKNIRFEPAHQAEHHDHLVCLKCGEILEFKDPRIEKLQERVAKRYKFAVLRHKLELYGYCRRCQR; translated from the coding sequence ATGAAGGAAAGCGGAACTTCCTTAGAAAATCTCTTGAAAAGGGAAGGGAAGAAGAATTCCACCAAGCGAAATCTCATCATCAATTCCTTTTTGCTTGATGACCGCCACTATTCGGTTGAGGAACTCCACCAGCGAGTCAAAGAACTAAATCCCAAAATTAGTCTTTCTACTGTCTATCGCACCCTAAAATTACTTACCGCCTGGGGTTTGGCTTACGAAAGACGCTTTGACGAAAAAAATATCCGCTTTGAACCCGCCCACCAAGCAGAACACCACGACCACCTCGTCTGCCTGAAATGCGGAGAGATTCTTGAGTTTAAAGACCCCCGCATTGAAAAACTTCAGGAAAGAGTAGCCAAAAGATATAAGTTTGCGGTCTTACGCCACAAATTGGAACTTTACGGTTATTGCCGGAGGTGCCAAAGATGA
- a CDS encoding FeoA family protein, producing MRRIDLTQMKENEKGIIVELLGGCGFLRRLEVLGIRKGKEVKKISKQVLGGPVIIQVGNTQVALGCGMARKIIVEIK from the coding sequence ATGAGAAGGATTGATTTAACCCAAATGAAAGAAAACGAAAAGGGGATAATTGTGGAACTTCTCGGCGGGTGTGGCTTTTTAAGGCGGTTAGAAGTCTTAGGCATAAGAAAAGGGAAGGAAGTGAAAAAGATTTCTAAGCAGGTGTTGGGTGGACCGGTAATCATTCAAGTGGGCAATACCCAAGTTGCCCTTGGTTGCGGAATGGCAAGGAAAATCATAGTGGAGATAAAGTGA
- a CDS encoding ferrous iron transporter B: MKKILLMGNPNVGKSVIFSRLTGTYVITSNYPGTTVEFTKGYTEINGEKVEVIDVPGAYTLEPTNTAEEVAVKMLEEASREKDCTIIQVIDATNLERNLILTLQLLSRNLPLLIALNLWDEAKHLGIQIDFQKLEAILGVPVVPTVAITGEGIKELKEKIPEAKKGKCLMGEKWQEIGRIIDEVQKVSHRHHTFSEKLNDLTIRPATGLPLALIILYLVFLFVRLGGESLTTYLLDPIFNKLYLPFLARIINQSSLPKFLVRILLGEKMEPLSGLGLLTTGPYIPFVIVFPYLFVFYLLLSLLEDIGYLPRLATLLDTFFHRLGVHGYSSVPIILGFGCKVPALLATRLLERKREKIITTALLMMMAPCLPQSAMIVSLIAPHGTKYLFLVFGLLFFLSLIVSFLLSKIFRGETLELFLEIPPYRRPVFSLLWQKTWLRLKGFLKEAVPLILGGVFLISILEISGVIDLIGKFLGKPLLYLLGLPERTIGVITTGFLRKDVSIALLAPLNLTLKQLVIASIFLTLYLPCLSTFFVMGKELGWENLLKVAAIQLLSGLSVCFILNQVLSGT, encoded by the coding sequence GTGAAAAAGATACTTCTAATGGGTAATCCCAATGTCGGGAAAAGTGTTATTTTTTCCCGGCTCACTGGTACTTATGTCATCACTTCTAACTACCCGGGAACAACTGTGGAATTTACCAAAGGTTATACCGAAATTAATGGTGAGAAGGTAGAGGTGATTGATGTGCCCGGCGCCTACACCTTAGAACCAACCAATACCGCCGAAGAGGTAGCGGTAAAAATGTTAGAGGAAGCGAGCCGGGAGAAGGATTGCACCATCATTCAGGTGATTGATGCCACCAATTTGGAAAGGAATCTCATTCTCACCCTACAACTTTTAAGTCGGAACCTCCCTCTCCTCATCGCTCTAAACCTTTGGGATGAGGCAAAGCATTTGGGGATTCAAATTGACTTCCAAAAATTGGAAGCAATCCTGGGGGTACCGGTAGTACCAACTGTCGCCATCACCGGCGAAGGGATTAAAGAACTGAAAGAGAAAATCCCAGAAGCGAAAAAAGGGAAATGCCTAATGGGTGAGAAATGGCAGGAGATCGGAAGGATTATTGACGAGGTCCAAAAGGTTAGCCATCGGCACCATACCTTCTCCGAGAAATTGAACGACCTAACCATCAGACCGGCGACCGGCTTGCCCCTTGCCTTGATTATTCTCTATCTCGTCTTTCTCTTCGTACGCCTGGGAGGGGAAAGTTTAACCACCTACCTCTTAGACCCGATATTTAATAAACTCTATCTCCCATTTTTGGCCAGAATTATTAATCAATCATCCCTCCCTAAATTCTTAGTGAGGATTCTTCTCGGTGAGAAGATGGAACCTTTGAGTGGTTTGGGGCTTTTAACGACCGGTCCTTATATTCCATTTGTAATTGTTTTCCCCTATCTCTTCGTCTTCTATCTTCTTTTAAGTCTTTTGGAAGACATCGGCTACCTTCCCCGTTTAGCCACCCTCCTTGACACATTTTTTCATCGTCTCGGTGTGCACGGTTACTCTTCCGTCCCGATAATTTTAGGTTTCGGTTGCAAAGTCCCGGCCCTTCTTGCCACCCGCCTCTTAGAGAGAAAAAGAGAAAAGATAATTACCACCGCCTTGCTTATGATGATGGCACCCTGCCTTCCCCAAAGCGCAATGATTGTCAGTTTAATCGCCCCCCACGGTACGAAATATCTATTTTTAGTCTTTGGCCTTCTCTTCTTCCTCTCCCTTATCGTAAGTTTCCTTTTGAGTAAAATCTTCCGCGGTGAAACCTTAGAACTCTTTTTAGAAATCCCCCCCTATCGCCGACCGGTATTTTCCCTTCTTTGGCAAAAGACCTGGCTCCGCCTGAAGGGTTTCTTAAAGGAAGCGGTCCCTTTAATCTTGGGTGGGGTTTTTCTGATTAGCATATTAGAAATTTCCGGAGTGATAGATCTTATCGGAAAATTCTTAGGAAAACCCCTTCTTTACCTTTTAGGCTTACCAGAAAGAACTATCGGCGTTATCACTACCGGCTTTTTAAGGAAGGATGTGAGCATTGCTCTTTTAGCCCCTCTCAATTTAACCCTAAAGCAATTGGTTATCGCCTCTATCTTCCTCACCCTTTATCTGCCCTGCCTTTCTACCTTCTTCGTAATGGGTAAAGAGTTAGGGTGGGAGAATCTTTTGAAAGTTGCTGCTATTCAACTCCTTTCCGGACTTTCCGTCTGCTTTATTCTCAATCAGGTTTTATCGGGAACTTAA